The following is a genomic window from Hymenobacter gelipurpurascens.
GTCAACCGAATTGTACAGAGCCACGGTGGTCATATATCGGTAGAAAGCCATGTAGGCCAGGGCACTACGTTCCGGGTGTATTTACCGCCCCTCGAGGAAGCCATAGCACCCCACTAGTTTCCTCAGTATTAGCGCGTATCTTACTGACCCTTATTGCCTTCTTCCTTGTATGCTCTGGTCTGATACGATTGAAACTGACGCGGTTCGCCTGCTTATGCGCGAGCTGCACCCGGTGCCCATGCTTGATGCGCTGCCGCACCTGGCGTGGCTTTCTACCCCCGATGGCACCGTAGTACACTGCAATACAAGGTGGTACAGCTACACGGGCGCGCCAGAGGATGTTCTGACTGACGGAGGCTTTATTGAATACCTGCACCCCGACGACCGGGCCGATGCCGCCGACGCCCACCTGCGCCATTTGCACAACGGCAAGGCCCTGGAGCTGCAGCTGCGGTGGCTAGGCCAGGATGGCCGCTACCGCTGGTACCTCGACCGCGTGGTGCCGCTCTACTCCCACTCCAATGAGCTGCTGGGCTGGCTGGGCACCTCTACCGATATCGATGAGCAGAAGCGCACCGAGATGCAGGAGCGCCGCGGCCGGGAGCTATTTGAGCTGATGGCCCGCGCCACCAACGACCTGATCTGGGACTGGGACATCAACTCGGGCCGCATGTGGTACAGTGAGGAGTTCTGGCAGCTGGTAGGCCATCCTCCGCGCCCCAACACCGAAACCGTGGCCTTCTGGCTCAGCCTCATCCACCCCGACGACCTGGAGCGCGTCACGAGCGGCGTGCAGTCGGACCTTACCACCACGGCCAAGCTGCTGGAATCTACTTACCGCCTGCGCCGCGCCGATGGGGTGTACCTCATCATTCAGGACCGCGCCTGCGTCATTCACGACGCCACTGGCCTACCGGTTCGGATGGTAGGCGCCATGCGCGATGTAACCGACGAGGTGTAGCGCTGAGTAAATAGCGTTGCAGTAAGAAGCCCGTTGCCCTTCTCAGCAGAGAAAGGTAACGGGCTTTTTCGATTTGAATAAAAGCCTTTCTGCTAGGCCACTGGTTTGGCGGCCGGTGCGTACTTTGGGAGCCTATACCGCTGCTACCCTTCTCGCATGGCCCTGCTTCCGCTTCGCTCCAAACTGCCCGATGTGGGCACCAGCATCTTTTCGGTGATGACCCAGCTGGCCCAGGAGCACGGCGCCATTAACCTGGCCCAGGGCTTCCCCGATTATGATCCGCCGCAGTCCTTGCTGGATGCTTTTGCCCGCCACGTAAGTACACCGGGCCACCAGCAATACGCCCCCATGCCGGGGCTGCCGCGCCTGCGCGAGGCCATCAGCCAGAAAACGGCCCATGTATACGACGTACCTGCCCCCGATCCGGCCACCGAAATCACGGTAACCAGCGGAGCCACCGAGGCCTTGTATGCGGTGCTGGCGGCGGTAGTGCACCCCGGCGACGAAGTGCTGGTGCTGGAACCGGCCTACGACTTATACGGCCCGGCCATTCGGCTGCAGGGCGGCGTACCCGTGTACGTGCCCCTCACGCTGCCCGATTTCCGCCCCGACTGGAACCGGGTAGCCGAAGCGCTGTCGCCGCGCACGCGCCTGCTCATGCTCAACACGCCCAACAACCCCACCGGCGCCACCCTCACGCCCGAGGATCTGGATACGCTGGCCGGGCTCCTCCGCGACACCGACACGCTGGTGCTCAGTGATGAGGTGTATGAGCACATGGTATTTGATGGGCAACCGCACCACAGCGTGTTGCAGCACGCGGAGCTACGTGAGCGGGCGTTTGTGCTTTCCTCGTTTGGCAAAACCTACCACGCTACCGGCTGGAAGGTGGGCTACTGCGTAGCTCCGGCGGCCCTTACTACGGAGCTGCGTCGCGTACATCAGTTCGTGACGTTCAGCGTGAGTACGCCCGCCCAGCACGCCCTAGCCGATGTGCTGCCCGATACGAGCCTCTATGAAACGCTGCCGGCTTTTTATCAGCAGAAACGCGACCTGTTTCGGGACTTGCTGGCCCTCACGCGCTTCCGTTTGCTGCCGGTGCAGGGGGCGTATTTTCAGGTAGCCGATTTCCGGGAGCTGGCCCCCGATACCGATGACGTGACGTTTGCCCGCCGCCTTACTCAGGAAACGGGCGTGGCCGTAGTGCCCATCTCGGCCTTCTACCACAACGGGCAAGACCACGGCCTGGTGCGCTTCTGCTTTGCCAAACAAGAAGCCACACTGCGGGCGGCCGCGGCGCGCCTCCTGGCTTCCTGAGGTGTTTATACCACCCAGGCAAGCTACCCGGCACCGCAACAAAACCGGCCCAGTTTGGTAGTAGCCTAGGCCACTGCGGCTTACCTAACTGCCGGAAACTTTTCGGATTACGGCAATCCTTGTTTACTTTCCTTTATCCTTATCACCTGCAACTCTTATCGTTTTGTCTGACCTCACCGTATCCTTTGTGCAGGCCTCGTTACAATGGCACGACCCGCAAACCAACCGCCAGGAGCTAGGCCGGCATATTGAGGGAATTTCCATCAGCACTGACCTGATTGTGCTACCGGAAATGTTCACGACGGGCTTCAGCATGGAGGCTGCGGCCCTTGCAGAGCCAGCCCAAGGGCCTACGTTGCAGTGGATGCGCCAGTTAGCCGCCCAACGCGACGCCGTAGTGACGGGCAGCCTGATTGTGGAGGAAAACGGGCAGTATTTCAACCGGCTATACTGGGTGCGCCCCGATGGCACCTTCAGCCACTACAACAAGCGCCACCTCTTCACGATGGCCGGGGAGCATAAGGTGTTCACGCCGGGCACTGAGCGCCTGATTGAGGAGTGGCGGGGCTGGCGCATTTGCCCCTTGGTGTGCTACGATTTGCGCTTCCCGGTGTGGAGCCGCAACCCGCTCGACCAGCCCTACGACCTGCTTCTGTACGTTGCCAACTGGCCCTCTACCCGCCGCACCGCCTGGATTACGCTCCTGCGGGCGCGGGCCATCGAGAACCTGGCCTACACCATGGGCGTGAACTGCGTGGGTATTGATGGCAACAGCCTAGTGTACGCCGGCGACTCGGCCCTGCTGGATATGCGCGGCGAGTATCTGGTGGAAGTAGGCAACCAGGAAACCAGCATCACCCGCACCCTGCGCCGCGCTGACCTAGACGGATTCCGCGACCGGTTCCCGGCACTGCATGACGGCGACCTGTTTACCCTGATAAACTAGCTAGGCTGTCATTTATTCTGGTATTCCTGGAAACTCAGTGCTTCAAAAAAGCCCCTGCTTCTGGCTAGAAGCAGGGGCTTTTTTGAAGCACTGGGCCTGGTAACTGGCCTAGGGGTGCACTAATGCCATATAGTGCCGCTTATTTCACAACCAGCCTCTTCACGGCCTGCTCTCCCTCCGCAGTTTCGCAGCGAACCAGGTAGATACCGGGCGCTAGGCCAGTAAGGGAGAGTGCGTGCGTGCGTGCTATGGTAGTAGGCTGCCGTAGGGTGCGGCCCATAATATCGAGCAGTGTCAGGCGCACGGGACGCGGGGCTTCAATAGAAACTGTAGTAGTGGCGGGGTTCGGAAATAGCTGCAAGGGCAGCGTAGTAGCGGCATTCTGGTTGCTCAGCACGCGGCTCCGAATTCCGAACGACAGCAGGCCACCTGCTTCCAGCCCCAGGTACAGCTCCGGGCTGCCATCCTGGTTTACATCGGCCACGGCGGGCGCAAACCGGACTTTTGGCACCAGCGTGCCGAAGCGCGCCGCCTGAAACTGGCCTGACAGCGGATCAAAAAACAAATCGGTGCGAGCCAGGAAGGCACCTGTCTGGGCCCGGAAGTTGGAAAATAGCTGCACTTCGCCGGAGCCATCGGCCGTCAACAGATCGGGGTAAGTATCGCCATCAAAATCGGCTACTACAGGGTGCAGGTTGCCCGGCCGTAGGCCAGTGCTGGTCCGGATTCGGCCGTAGTCGTTATTAACCAGGGTGAAGGACAGATTGCCCGTGTTGCGGTAGTAGCGCAAAGAAAAACCCGGGTATTCAGAAACTGCCGTGTTGGTACCGAGCAGTAAATCTACCTGCCCGTCGCCGTCTACATCCGTAAAGTAGGGGGCGTCATTCAGGGCAGCTGGCAGGTTGGCCAGCATGGCAGCTGCGGTAGCGTTGAAAGCCACCGCTTGCCCCGCCGGGGCCGTATTCAGCATATATGTAATGGGCAACGCCACATCGGAGGTGGTACCGACGCTGGTAATCAGGCGCTGAAAACCAGCGTACACCAGATCCAGCGCGCCATCCTTGTTCAGGTCTACCAGCATTGGCTTGATGCCCGCCAGATGCCGTCCGGATAGGCCTAGGTAGTCACTGCTGACCAGCTGAAATACCGGCTTGCTGGCTTTGCCTACATTGCGGTAGTAGCTGAGCGTAGCGCGGTAGGTGTTGTTGGGCGTATTGCGGCTCACGCCACCCACCAGCATATCCACGAGGCCGTCGCCGTTCAGGTCGCCGAAAGCCGGAGCCGCAGCCTCGCCTACATCCAGCATGCCCTCCTGCAGAAACGCATCCGTCTGCAGGCTCAGGGCCGGAGCACCCGTGCTGTTGCCATCGCGGTAGAGGCGCACGGTGCGGCGCAGGTCCACGGTATCGATATTGTTGTAGAGGTTGGGCGCTACCAGCACATCGGGGCGGCCATCGAAGGTGACATCGGCGAGGTAAGCAGCCGGGAAGTTAGGCACCCGGGCCGCCGTAGTTCCCACAGGGAAGCTCGTGTTCAGGCCGGCGGCCGTCATCAGGGCCAGCTGCGGGGTGCCATCGTTGCGCAGGCTCACCAGCTCGGCGCAGTTGTCGCGCCCCGTCAGGATATCCAGGTCGCCGTCGCCATCCAGGTCAAATACCGTCAGGTTGTAGCCGCCGGTGTGGGTGGGGCGCAGCTCCGGGCGGCACTGGGTAGTGGCAAAAGAGAATGTACTACAGCCAGAATGACAGATAGCTACCCCACCCCAATTCTGGGTGTCCAGCACAAACTGCAGACCCCCACAGCCCGTTGTGGTCACGTTGCGGTAGTAGTTGATGCTGGGCGAAGTGGAGGCAAAATCGTAGGTTAGGATATCGAGCCGTCCATCGCCATTTACATCCTGAATGGCCGGCAAATTGTAGCCCCCAGCCGTGATATTGGTATTCCCTCCCGTGAGGGGCGCGGGGTCGAAGTAGGTCAGCTGGTTGGTGACGAGCTGGAACGACGGCCGGCCGCTGGCATCGGCCACGTTGCGGTAAATGCGGATATCCCCACCGTTGGCATATGTGAACAAGTCGGGCCGACTGTCGCAGTCGTAGTCGCGTAGCAGCGCCCAACCTTGTAGGCCAGTCGGAAACAGGCTTTCATACTCCGGCGCATACTGCCAAGCGCGGCCCGTACCGCTGGCCAC
Proteins encoded in this region:
- a CDS encoding methionine aminotransferase, with the translated sequence MALLPLRSKLPDVGTSIFSVMTQLAQEHGAINLAQGFPDYDPPQSLLDAFARHVSTPGHQQYAPMPGLPRLREAISQKTAHVYDVPAPDPATEITVTSGATEALYAVLAAVVHPGDEVLVLEPAYDLYGPAIRLQGGVPVYVPLTLPDFRPDWNRVAEALSPRTRLLMLNTPNNPTGATLTPEDLDTLAGLLRDTDTLVLSDEVYEHMVFDGQPHHSVLQHAELRERAFVLSSFGKTYHATGWKVGYCVAPAALTTELRRVHQFVTFSVSTPAQHALADVLPDTSLYETLPAFYQQKRDLFRDLLALTRFRLLPVQGAYFQVADFRELAPDTDDVTFARRLTQETGVAVVPISAFYHNGQDHGLVRFCFAKQEATLRAAAARLLAS
- a CDS encoding amidohydrolase; the encoded protein is MSDLTVSFVQASLQWHDPQTNRQELGRHIEGISISTDLIVLPEMFTTGFSMEAAALAEPAQGPTLQWMRQLAAQRDAVVTGSLIVEENGQYFNRLYWVRPDGTFSHYNKRHLFTMAGEHKVFTPGTERLIEEWRGWRICPLVCYDLRFPVWSRNPLDQPYDLLLYVANWPSTRRTAWITLLRARAIENLAYTMGVNCVGIDGNSLVYAGDSALLDMRGEYLVEVGNQETSITRTLRRADLDGFRDRFPALHDGDLFTLIN
- a CDS encoding T9SS type A sorting domain-containing protein — translated: MRQPFLLVITTLLLAGINLTGKAQGIQPFGFEFRAIAKVVHGTDTLRNAWAGGLNSPQFSNIDLNNDQQPDLYVFDRATTRSMTFLNVASGTGRAWQYAPEYESLFPTGLQGWALLRDYDCDSRPDLFTYANGGDIRIYRNVADASGRPSFQLVTNQLTYFDPAPLTGGNTNITAGGYNLPAIQDVNGDGRLDILTYDFASTSPSINYYRNVTTTGCGGLQFVLDTQNWGGVAICHSGCSTFSFATTQCRPELRPTHTGGYNLTVFDLDGDGDLDILTGRDNCAELVSLRNDGTPQLALMTAAGLNTSFPVGTTAARVPNFPAAYLADVTFDGRPDVLVAPNLYNNIDTVDLRRTVRLYRDGNSTGAPALSLQTDAFLQEGMLDVGEAAAPAFGDLNGDGLVDMLVGGVSRNTPNNTYRATLSYYRNVGKASKPVFQLVSSDYLGLSGRHLAGIKPMLVDLNKDGALDLVYAGFQRLITSVGTTSDVALPITYMLNTAPAGQAVAFNATAAAMLANLPAALNDAPYFTDVDGDGQVDLLLGTNTAVSEYPGFSLRYYRNTGNLSFTLVNNDYGRIRTSTGLRPGNLHPVVADFDGDTYPDLLTADGSGEVQLFSNFRAQTGAFLARTDLFFDPLSGQFQAARFGTLVPKVRFAPAVADVNQDGSPELYLGLEAGGLLSFGIRSRVLSNQNAATTLPLQLFPNPATTTVSIEAPRPVRLTLLDIMGRTLRQPTTIARTHALSLTGLAPGIYLVRCETAEGEQAVKRLVVK
- a CDS encoding PAS domain-containing protein yields the protein MLWSDTIETDAVRLLMRELHPVPMLDALPHLAWLSTPDGTVVHCNTRWYSYTGAPEDVLTDGGFIEYLHPDDRADAADAHLRHLHNGKALELQLRWLGQDGRYRWYLDRVVPLYSHSNELLGWLGTSTDIDEQKRTEMQERRGRELFELMARATNDLIWDWDINSGRMWYSEEFWQLVGHPPRPNTETVAFWLSLIHPDDLERVTSGVQSDLTTTAKLLESTYRLRRADGVYLIIQDRACVIHDATGLPVRMVGAMRDVTDEV